DNA from Mustela erminea isolate mMusErm1 chromosome 18, mMusErm1.Pri, whole genome shotgun sequence:
TGGGCTTTCAGTCTGGATTTATGACTCGATCACTCATCTAAAAGTAACAAACCAACAGGGATTGAGTTTCAAACTCCCAGCCCAGTGTATTCTTCCCCCACAGCGCTTTGGCGGCTCTGCAGGATAGTCGAAGGATGCTGTCACTGTCCTCTGTCCTTTTGTTAAGGTGGCAGAGAGTGAGGCAAGAAGGAAAACTTGGGTGGTCCCCAGGATGGCTGGGGAGCCTGTAATTGGGTGGGATTGCTATCCACTtgacaagaaagagaaggagccctCCCTGGTTTCTATTGCCAGATTTGACCCATGTTTACTAGCTGGGAGATGTTGGGCAAGCTtcttgacctcagtttcctcatctgtgaaatggagttaATATCAATTTTGCAAAGCTGTAGTGAGGCTCGCGTGAGCTAGTGCGGGGCTGAGCACCCTTGAACATACAAGCCTGCCTCAGGGGAcctggggagggctgggcaggcccccccccccccccccccccccccccccccgcctaagGCCGGAAGACGCGTCTGGAAGGGGGCGTGGGCCCGAGCTCCAGTCCACCACAGCATCCCTGGGACGCAGGGAGTCGCCTTCACGGTACACAGGCCCACCACAGGGTGACaaccggtgtgtgtgtgtggggggggccgGGCAGGGTAGCAGCCCCTTCTCTCCCGCCTCGGTGGGCTTCAGGAAGAAGGGGTGAGCCGGCAGAGgttacctccccaccccctacccctcttCCTCCGGATTCTCGGCTGTCTGCCCACGGGGGCACGGCCCTGCGCGCGGTGCCACCGGGGCCATCAGGCCGGGCTGGAGGAAGGCCCGACCTCGGcgcagcaaagaaaacaaacacagatgtGTTTGGCCGGGACCAGGAGGGAGCAcgtcttcccctcccccgccccgcccgcgcgcTCCCCCGGGGTGTGGGGCCGGCGGAAACCTGCGGGGCTGCCCGGGCGGCGCGGGGCCGGGACGAGGCTGACAGTCCCCGGCCGGGTCGCCCCCTCCCTCCGTGGGGGTGCTCGCCGGGCCCAGCCCCCTCTCCGGGGTTTCCCCGGGCGCTCTGCtcgctttctctttgtctctgccgCCCTTCCTCGGGCTCCCCGGTTCCCAGCCGCTCGCGAGCCCGCTCGCTCCGCGCCCCGGGCCGCTTccctttaacttttcttctttcccggGGTTAAAACTTCGCTAGCGAGCGGGCGGCTGCTCGCCGACGTTATTGGCCGGCGCCCCGCCCggcagccccgccccccgcccccgcgatCCCCTCCGCCCCCCACTCCGGGcgcgagcggcggcggcggcggcggctgcggcggcggagCCTTCGGgggcgtgcgtgcgtgtgtgtgagtgcgcGCCAGCCagcgtgagtgtgtgtgcgccCCGGGCGCGGGCTGGGCGGCACTCCGACCGCGGCGGGAGCGGCGGGAGCCGGGCGGCCGCGTCGTCACTCCGGCGAGCGAGGCggcggccggggccggggctggggcagcGGCGGCCGCGCCGGGCATGGAGCTGGCAAGCCCGCGCTGAGGCGGGACGCGCCTGCTGGCCGCGAGCGAGAGGCTCTCCGGCGTCCGGCGCGCGGGCTCCCGGCCGGGGCCGGgcaaacttttctttctcttttgccctCGCCAGAGGTAAAGTCCCGAGCGCGGACTCCGCGGCGGGGACGCGCTCTGGGCCGGCccgggcggtggggaggggggaccccGGGCTGCGGGAGGAAGGGGCGCGGGGCGGTGCGGGCCCCCCACCCTCCGCGCTGTCCCGCGCCGGGGCTTGGGGCGCTGGGCGGGCTGGCCGCGGACCGGCAAGGCGGGTGCGGGCATGCCCCCCTCGGGCGGCGTGGAGGCGGCGGTGGCCGGGAAAGCCGAGCGTTCGCCCGCGGCCCCGGCTCGCCGCCCGGCCGTGAAGAACGGGCGCGGGCGGTGCGGGCTCGGGGAGCGGGTGGTGGTGGCCCTCCCGGGACTCAACTGTCCCCCTTCCCGCCGCCGGCCCCCGTCTCCTGGGACTGTGGAGAGCGAGGcgaggcgggcgggcgggcggccgcGGGGTAGGTACCGCGGAAGCTGGGCGTCCGCCGGGGCTCCCCGCTCGCCGCCCGCGGGTGGGTGGAGGGCGCGGGGCGGGCTGGCTGAGCGCAGCTCCCCTCTCTCCGCAGGCGCCTTCTGCGGCGGGCGGACCGACTCCTCGGCGCGGCGGGGCCGGGGCAAGCTGGACACAGCATGATGCGCGCAGTGTGGGAGGCGCTGGTGGCGCTGGCGGCGGTGGCGTGCCTGGTGGGCGCGGTGCGCGGCGGGCCCGGGCTCAGCATGTTCTCCGGCCAGGCGGCGCAGCCCGACCCCTGCTCGGACGAGAACGGCCACCCGCGCCGCTGCATCCCGGACTTTGTCAACGCGGCCTTCGGCAAGGACGTGCGCGTGTCCAGCACCTGCGGCCGGCCCCCGGCGCGCTACTGCGTGGTGAGCGAGCGCGGCGAGGAGCGGCTGCGCTCCTGCCACCTCTGCAACGCGTCCGACCCCAAGAAGGCGCACCCGCCCGCCTTCCTCACGGATCTCAACAACCCGCACAACCTGACGTGCTGGCAGTCCGAGAACTACCTGCAGTTCCCGCACAACGTCACGCTCACGCTGTCGCTCGGCAAGAAGTTCGAGGTGACCTACGTGAGCCTGCAGTTCTGCTCGCCGCGACCCGAGTCCATGGCCATCTACAAGTCCATGGACTACGGGCGCACGTGGGTGCCCTTCCAGTTCTACTCCACCCAGTGCCGCAAGATGTACAACCGGCCGCACCGCGCGCCCATCACCAAACAGAACGAGCAGGAGGCCGTCTGCACCGACTCGCACACCGACATGCGCCCGCTCTCGGGCGGTCTCATCGCCTTCAGCACGCTGGACGGGCGGCCCTCCGCGCACGACTTCGACAATTCGCCGGTGCTGCAGGACTGGGTCACGGCCACGGACATCCGCGTGGCCTTCAGCCGCCTGCACACGTTCGGTGACGAGAACGAGGACGACTCGGAGCTGGCGCGCGACTCCTACTTCTATGCCGTGTCCGACCTGCAGGTGGGCGGCCGCTGCAAGTGCAACGGCCACGCCGCCCGCTGCGTGCGCGACCGCGACGACAGCCTGGTGTGCGACTGCAGGCACAACACGGCCGGCCCGGAGTGCGACCGCTGCAAGCCGTTCCACTACGACCGGCCCTGGCAGCGCGCCACGGCCCGCGAGGCTAACGAGTGCGTGGGTGAGTGGGGGGCGCCGCGGGGACGCGGGCGGCGGGTGGCGGCGGCTGCGAGGGCCTCGCGGCCGCGGGTACCAAGGAGCGCCCGCGGCGCCCGCGCCCGAGGACCGCCTGCCGCGTGGATGCGGCGCAGCCCGTGGGAGGCGCGGTCCGGGACGTCCGGGACCGGGGAGGGCTGAGAGCCGATTCACCCGCTGGCTTGGCGCTGGCCTTGACGCTCGGCATTGCGCGCGGTGCGCTCTGCGAAGCCGGGAAGCATGAGAGATGCTTCGGGGCAGATGGTTTTTCAGAAAACTTGCCGACTGGTCCCCCGGACTCCGGACTCAAATGCAAACATGCGTTGCCTTACCCTCAGTTTggcgggaccctgggatccaccACCGCCTTACCCTCCTCgcccaacctccccaccccctccccagggctgcagCTGGGCGCGCAATTGGGAACCCCGGCCCAGTTCCCGGGAAGTTCCAGCTCCCCAACCACAAATCCCTTGGGAGGTGGCAAAGCAGTTTGGGACCGGTTCAGCACCCGACCAGTATCTCAGTCCAGCACgctctgtttgtttttcatgggttggggagggaaaaaaaaaatccctcccctTTTGAACGGCGTATTTGTGTTAGCAAAAGAGTGATGTGATTTAAATTAATTACTATCTACAGATTACAAAGGAGAGttcagtcattattttaaaataattgagtcCTGCTCCAAAAAGTGTAtcaacatttttgtgtgtgttttgttagCGTCAGGGTTAGGTGAAATGGAAGAGCTTTGAATTAACCAAGGGTCCAGCTTCTGGCTTTTTAATGGGGTTTCAAGTCCTGAAAGAAGTCTGACAAAACCGGCACTGGTGAATACTGTTGGGTCAGAAATGAGGCTTAAATAAAGGAGgggggtgtggagagagagagagatccgtTCTATTTCTGAATTGTACAACTTTGCTGCTGTAGAAACTCTCAGGCATCAGTTTTCCGCCCCcccggggtggggagaggggagacacAAAAACCGAAAAAcagaattgggggtggggtggggagaaggaatgCTAAAGAATTCCAGCCTGAGATGTAAAATTCCAAATCCCACGTTCTGTTTTAATGAAAAGTATTTAGTCCCTAAATGCGCCGTTCCGTGTGCATCTTTTGTGAACGTAGAGCGGTCCCGCCCTACCCTCCCCCCTGCAACCCCCAGGCAGCCCGCGCGGGTTTTCTTCAATCTCTTCCCCCGTCCGAGGCACATTGCTAAGTGTGCTGGTCCCCACAAACACACGTTTTGAGGTCTGGTTCTGATTAATTGTGTCATGTTGTTGTCGAATAGTTTGTGCCTCATGACTGCATGCAGACTTTTGAGCGAGCGAATGGAAAACATGTCTTGGAGATCCGGGTGGGCACTGAGGCCCAGTCAGGCGTCTGGGGCTGCACAGGGCTGTTTGCACCGGCCCCGGCTTTTGCAGACCTAATTGTTCATCCTCCTCATTTAAGGGCCTGAACGGGTTGCCAGATTGAAGTGAAGAGACTTTGCAGGTTTGCGGGGAGCTGGTAGTTACACCCTGACTTCGTGGTCTTTGAGAATAAAATTGCTTTgatctgcttctttcctttagaAATGTTGGTTTTTCccatcccttctctttccccctccctcttttctttgctGCCTTTTGTGCATGAAAACCCTTTATTGACATTTAAAGGGCCTCCCACGGCTTTGCTATCAGTTTTAGCTCGCCTGTGCGTATGAAAGATATCTTCGGGTTGTCGACAGCGGGGTCTAATTGGACGAACGCGAGTGAATACGTTTGAGGTGAAAAACGGAATCTTGTGCTAACTTTGTGCCTGAGGATTCCTCTCAGCCTGGGTATTGTTCACAATCACGGCCCATCCCCATCTCTCCCCGTCCCTTTGGTTGTGGAGACGGAACCCGTATTTGTCGTAACAATGGTCATGCACTTGAAATAAACCCTATAGTTGAGGATTTTGTCTTTTGACCACAGCATTAACTGTGTGCACAAATTggattgactgctttttttttctacagcCAAATTGAGCAATCAACATATTAACTAATGTAATtagtaagtgttttttttttttgttcaaaaagCTTAATTAGGCCTAATAAGTACATCATCTGCATGACAAATAATCGGCCAacaatattttctggtttttcctGAAGTTATTTTAATTCTCAGTAGTCAAAGTATCTTTGAATCTTGCCAATTATTCAGTCATCTCATAAAAGCAAAGCCAATTCGACTAAGTTAAAGTTATTTATAGTTTCCCTTTTGAATAGATAGATGTTCTGATATCTTGTAGCTACAGCCTCGGGAACGCCAGGTTGAAGTTCCCATAAAGTCTTAATTGAAGTCTCAGTGATTTTTCCATCGTTCTGCAAAAGAGAAAGCCAGCAAAGACAATTTAGAAGTGATTTACAATTAAAGGTCGAGCTTTTTATGAAAAGGCCCTGTAGTGGAGATATGTGAATGAATTAGTATTTGACAGGTGTTCAGAGACACTACAGGGCACtgtgctagaaaaaaaaaaaagcattaataaaTCCTTCACACACTAACTTTCGCACTATCAGATTTTCCCCCCAGCATAATCCCCTCTTGTGAATTTCACACTGTTGACATATCAAGTCAAGCAACCCAGATTATTTACAATggaagacaaaatcaagaaggaTGTTTCTTAATTCCAAAAATCagtcttgatttaaaaaaaaaaatgaagcattatCGCTCTGCtattttgtttctgcctttataaaataatgacacAGTGATTTATAATAGACTAAAATGGCATCTCTCCTTAGTTTACTTCCAATTATACccacccttccctgcccccccaaaaaaactccaaaaatttaaaaatgacatggATATTATTTGACTCCACGGTTCTACCAGGGCCGAGGTACTTTCGGATTGCTGGGAAATGCATACAGCCTCTAGGTTTTCTCTGGTCAAGCTTTCTTTTTGGTGCCTTTTCAAGGTTGAGTTCTCTACGGGATAAATGGGAACTTTTCGTAAaggctgattttattttaaattcaattttggatttcttctggaagaaaaaacCCCGCAAAACAATATGAAAGACAAGACCGTGTATAACATTACAGCCTTGACAGCTCTCAGCGGAATAACTAAATACTTTCTTCCGCCCATATGTATCAACGGTGCTCCCATGctctcacacacatgtgcattAATATTCTTTGCGTAAAGGAGCATCCGAGCATGGTGGGGGTGTATGTACATTCAAGGGAAAATGCATGAACAGTTTTAAACCACCTGGGTTGCTAGGccctttctccaccccccccttcttcttcttcttcttcttttttttttttccaagagagcATCTGAAGACCATATTGTGTTTCATAAATTATTGACATCAGTTTTAATCAGTGTCCCCCTGACGTCGGAGCTGTGTTAGTATTTAGTGCCTGACGAAGCATGCTGTTTAATCTTACTGTGGGGATGTCAGCATGAACCCCTGCCTGGTTTGTGACAGGGTGAGCTTATGAAAACTCGTTCTGCGACTCGCTCTGTGGCTTTGCGTTGCCCAGCTGAAACCCAAAACCCACACAAAAGACGTCTCTGCAAGATGAGCGCCATGCTGGGCTGGCCTCCTATGGTCGTGGGTACCTGCAACATAATGCTGGTAATTGTTTAAACATGGCTATGGGGGTTAGGGGGGGTCCTCACGCTGCGAATGGCTCTCCAGCACTTCGGCCTACCTTCATccccagcaggagaagggggaTTGTGTTGGAGGTGTTGCTGTGAGAAACCCAACGCCCCACTAAAGACTCTTGCAAAATCAGAAGGCCAGAATTATTTGCTGCTTAGTcgagagcctggcacatagctgTAGATCGGTTGAATGTTTTTACAGTCTTGgtgattattataattatcatcaTTATGGTCGTTAAGTcttgagaggtttttttgtttttttttttgccgaaCACTCACATTAGTCATTTAATCATCGCAGCCATGCTAATAATATGCAGTATGATGGCacttactttacagatgagaaaaccataACCCAGAGGCATTAAAGTAGTTTTCCCGAAGCTGGGTGATTAGGAGGTGGTGGAGCTGGGTGTTCATGCTTTGTCCTAATGCATCCTTTGGGCAGACTCTACAGAGCTTGggcggtgggtgggtgggttggtGAGTGGATGGCAGTAACATATCCACGTATAGGAAAGAATTGGAACAACCTGTTACTTCTGCTAGAATTGGAGATGGTTCCCTAGTTGCGTCAGTCATGTTACGTTGTATTATGTtcatacatgtataaatatgatGTTGCATGTAAGAAATCatccttcaggggcgcctgggtggctcagtcagttaagcgtctgccttcagctcaggttgtgatcccagggtcccgggatccaggcccacatcgggctccctgttcagcagagaccctcctccttctccctctgctgctcccctgcttgtgcgctcactctctctctctctgtgtcaaataaataaataaaatcttaaaaaaaaaaaaaagaaaagaaatcattcttCATTTTAGCCATCAGGCCTAGTGGGAGCTGGGAGTTAGTAATATAAGTGAAAAGGGTGTAAATACTTTCTTGCAGGTCTTGGCATCCGCCAGGGGTGATGATGGCCAAGTCTCTTGATTTTGGGGCCCATGATCTTGCTCAAAGGTGGGGAAACACAGCTCGTAATCAGAAAATCCTCTATAATAAGGCCCTTTCTGTTTCCCTAGTGCTCCGTCTCCCCCTGGCTTCTCTGAAACATACAGAAGAAAATCGAGGAAGTGGGCTGAGAAGTGTTGTGAAGAGACGAGTTTAGGGGCCTACCCTGGCTGCTCGTGTGCTAGGTGACGTTCACATGCGGTCGCACAGGGCCATCGGTGATCTCGGTTGGCCGCACAGCAGTTGGAGTGAGGGTCTCTGCTGGGCTTCTCCCCAGCATCCGGTGGGCAAGGCGTCTGCCCCCTACTCTGcccagagagaagggagacaaGAGTTCTATCAGGGTAAACCTCCCAGGGTGGGTCTGTGCATTTCCAGCCTTCGCCAAGAAGCCTTCGGCCCTGCCCAGacttctctctgacctcctcctcctgTAGAAAAATGAGATCCTCGGAAAAGTATTTGAGACTTTATGTCCAGAGTAAATATTGGAAAGGCAGTGGGTTGAAATTCAGATGTTCCCTGGAAGGAATCCCCTCATTTTCGGCTCACAGCTGGTATCGATATCTCCTCCTTGAGATGAGTTGTGCTTTTCATTAAGTAAATTTTTTGTCTTGGGATTAAACCAACATTGTATTCTTAATAGACTTCTATGTTTACACTTCAAAAGTCCGCTGGGTTGTTATTCGTGTTATCTTGATGGCTTCCACAGGGTCTGATGCGAGGCCGGCCTCACCAACATAAATGGCTCCCTAGGGGACCGGATTATAAAACCTTATCTGTCCATACACCAGGACGGATATTTTGTGAgccagcatttttttcttctttcagaagtGATAATCATACCTTGGGTTTCCGCAGCGCCTTTCATTAGAGGGAGCCCGGAGGTCTCTGAGGGCTTTTGAAGGGCTCCGGATTTAAGCCTAATACTTGCAGAGAGGCCCACAGCGTTTTGCCCGTTGTCCAGGAAGACCTACAGCAGCCCCCGTGGGCTCCGTGGCCTTGGGAGATGTGGCACTGGGTTGGGAAGCTGCGGGACTGCCGAGCTGACAATATTAGTGCAAGGCGGCCGTCAGGCGACATCCCGAAGACAGACCAGTGCCCCCTACAAGGTGCCAACCATTGTAATAAGTGCTTTATATGGATTTTCATCGGCCTTCGGAACCTTGTATAATTGGCGTGCCTTTCCCCCCATGTCAGAAGGCCGAGACCCGTATCTGTGGTCAGCCTTGGCCTGTACAGGTGGCACTTCCTTCCCGTCCCCAGCTCCCGGGGGAGGCCCTGGCTGGGTGTGTGTTGAGCCCAGCTACTTCCTTCTGAGCTAGAGAGAAGGGGCTACGGGCGTGCCTTGGACCAGGTGTGGAATGTGTCTCATCTGAGACTTCCCCTTCTAACACTTTGGTGCCTGGCCCTGAGCCTCCTTCCCGATAAACCTTTTTCTGAGATGTCCCCTGACAGTGGAAGAGCTGAGGTCACTGAGGGGACAGAGGTACCGTGACTGAGGAGTTCTGCCAGGGATTGGAGATGTGTGTTCTGGCTTTGGCTGTGTGGGAGCCGTCCCTGATGATCCCCGGCCTCCTGCCGTCAGGACTAGCGTAGAGGCCATCATTTGGGGGAGAGGAATTGGTGTCACAGTGCCTTTGCACATGTAGAAAAGATCCGGAAGACAGATGTCTCTAGGTGTGGCTATGGAAAGGGGTGGCTTTTCAGCGGGCAAAGGAAATTGGTTGGCTGAGGACCTCAGAAGGCAGAAAGTTACCACCCTAGTACACTACATCCACTGTTAACCGAGGAGGGTTCCTGCTCAGTCTGGAAGCTGGAAGGAGGTTCTGGAAGTCTGTCTCTGTGGAGGATTCAGGACTGGCCTGGGTAAGGTAGGCGAGGTCTCACTCCCCTCTCACCCCGTCAGTGCAGGTGGTCGAGCTTCATGTCGGAGCCCCTCCATGCCCTCTTCCTAGCTGGCGCTCCTGATAGATTTCTAGCTTTTTCCCCAGGTCCTTTTCTGCCTGCGGATATTAGGGAGTATTAGCAGTCACGTGTAATTTATACACATTCTCGAGGCTCCACACCTGAGTTCCACTATCTGTAGGACTGTAGGGACCTTTCAACGGGCTGGGTTTGAATAACTGAGCCTTAGGTAACAAGGAAACGAGAACAGAGCTCGTTTAGTTTCCCAAAGCCCTTGTATGTTGCACCCTTCCCATATTTGATGAGGCATCCCCAAAGGGAGGGatactctctgcctgcctaatTATCACTGTTGGAACTTCTGAGTTCATCTCTTCCGGCTTGGGGTGGCCGTGGTGCCTACTTAGCCATCACACCACGGCTCCCCCGTTCTGGAACCAGAGCAGACATTGCTAATCAACCACAGCACTCTGTTCTTTTAAGGCCAGAGATAGTCCCAGGGCTTTAGCATCCTTTACAACAGAATACCCTGGGCTGCCGTAATGTCTTAGAAGTAGCCTCGGAGATGAAAACCGCATGACAATTTTCAGACCTAGAAGaccttccccagctcccccagctcccccagcCCACAGTCGAAGGGGAACCCTGTAAGTGGTCATTTCTGGAGCTGTCAGTGGAGGTGGCCATCTTTTGGGTTGGGGAGGTAGAGAAGTGTGAAGTGGGTGGGGACCCTCCCTGCTGGTTGGGGCAGGTTGGGGCAGGTTGGGGAGGTTGTGCGCGTGAAGGGTTAGTACGTGTACCCTCGTGCTAAACCGCGAACACCGCTGGGCGCCCTGAGGGAGGAACTTTGCCAAACGCCCCAGATGCAGGAAGTGCGGAGGGTCTAGAGCAGAGGCGGATTTCAGAGTGGGCTCTTCTAAAATGTGGGGGGATTGCATTGCAGTCTACCACAACATAGTAACCCCGTGCATTGGCTGTGCggttagcatttttgttttctcccctGCCACCCGCTCTGAGAGACTGGGTTCCCCGAAAAGGGTGCCCTCCGGGAGGGTCATCTCCAGGCTCCCAGGCAGCTTCTCCTGCCCTGGGAGAGCTCTGGGACTACCCTCCCATGCCAAGGAGAGCATGTCCTAGCCCGCGGGGCAGGCTCTGGTGCCTGACACTTCCCGGGGTTCCTTCCCACCTGAGGAGTGGGTCCTGGCCCCCAAGCCACATCTGGGTGGCATTGAGAGACTCTTCCCCCAGCCGCTTCCCCTCAGTGCCCTGCTTCCAAGTGGGTCTGACGGTAACTAACTGACGGCTCCCACCCCAGCATGGAAAAGGAAACACACTGTGTTGATAGATACAAGGGCTGTCATCGGAAACATGAAAGTACCTTTGAGTCGGACGCCCCAGGGCAGGGCTTTTGGACACCCTGACATGGTTGTTTTTCCTAAGTCCGAGATGCCTGCAGGAGAATATGACCCACATTTAAGTGACAAGCCGGTTTCTGATTGTCCTGCTCCGTAGCAATGATATTCAAAAACCAAGGTCGGAGAGCCCAGCTTTCTGTTTACTTGTATATGGAAGAGCTTGATGTGTGCATTAGGACTTAGGATTCAGACCAGCAGTGTCCAGCCCTGCGTGCCCTCCACCCGCTCTGTGT
Protein-coding regions in this window:
- the NTN1 gene encoding netrin-1; its protein translation is MMRAVWEALVALAAVACLVGAVRGGPGLSMFSGQAAQPDPCSDENGHPRRCIPDFVNAAFGKDVRVSSTCGRPPARYCVVSERGEERLRSCHLCNASDPKKAHPPAFLTDLNNPHNLTCWQSENYLQFPHNVTLTLSLGKKFEVTYVSLQFCSPRPESMAIYKSMDYGRTWVPFQFYSTQCRKMYNRPHRAPITKQNEQEAVCTDSHTDMRPLSGGLIAFSTLDGRPSAHDFDNSPVLQDWVTATDIRVAFSRLHTFGDENEDDSELARDSYFYAVSDLQVGGRCKCNGHAARCVRDRDDSLVCDCRHNTAGPECDRCKPFHYDRPWQRATAREANECVACNCNLHARRCRFNMELYKLSGRKSGGVCLNCRHNTAGRHCHYCKEGYYRDMGKPITHRKACKACDCHPVGAAGKTCNQTTGQCPCKDGVTGITCNRCAKGYQQSRSPIAPCIKIPVAPPTTAASSVEEPEDCDSYCKASKGKLKINMKKYCRKDYAVQIHILKADKAGDWWKFTVNIISVYKQGTSRIRRGDQSLWIRSRDIACKCPKIKPLKKYLLLGNAEDSPDQSGIVADKSSLVIQWRDTWARRLRKFQQREKKGKCKKA